In one Paracoccus everestensis genomic region, the following are encoded:
- a CDS encoding phosphoglycerate kinase yields MADFKTIDDLEMDGKVVLTRVDVNVPVEDGRVTDATRIEKIVPTVKDIQARGGIPVLLAHFDRPKGKRVDAMSLKQILPALEAALGQTVVFADDCIGGPAKRVVAGLKPGDVALLENTRFHEGEEANDPTFAASLAALGGAYVNDAFSAAHRAHGSTEGLARLLPSGAGRLMEAELKALDAALGTPQRPVMAVVGGAKVSTKLDLLMNLVDKVDHLVIGGGMANTFLVAKGVEVGTSLAERDMADTARQILEKADQGGCVIHLPLDIVVAREFKAGAESQVLPVEDCPADAMILDAGPATVDALREAMARCKTLIWNGPLGAFEIEPFDRATNAAAQAAAGLTRDGRLISVAGGGDTVAALNKAGVAGDFTFISTAGGAFLEWMEGKELPGVAALKAARHG; encoded by the coding sequence ATGGCCGATTTCAAGACGATTGACGATCTGGAGATGGACGGCAAGGTCGTCCTGACCCGCGTGGACGTGAACGTGCCCGTGGAAGACGGCCGGGTGACGGATGCGACACGGATCGAAAAGATCGTGCCGACCGTCAAGGACATCCAGGCACGGGGCGGCATTCCGGTCCTGCTGGCGCATTTCGACCGCCCCAAGGGCAAGCGCGTCGATGCCATGAGCCTGAAGCAGATCCTGCCCGCGCTGGAAGCGGCGCTTGGGCAAACGGTGGTCTTTGCCGACGATTGCATCGGGGGGCCTGCCAAGCGGGTGGTCGCCGGGCTGAAGCCGGGCGACGTGGCGTTGTTGGAAAACACGCGCTTTCATGAAGGCGAGGAGGCGAACGACCCCACCTTTGCCGCATCGCTGGCGGCCTTAGGCGGGGCTTACGTGAACGACGCCTTTTCCGCCGCGCACCGGGCACATGGATCGACCGAGGGGCTGGCACGGCTGTTGCCGTCGGGTGCGGGGCGCCTGATGGAGGCGGAGCTGAAGGCGCTTGACGCGGCCCTTGGAACGCCGCAGCGGCCGGTGATGGCGGTTGTTGGCGGAGCCAAGGTTTCGACCAAGCTGGATCTGCTGATGAACCTGGTGGACAAGGTCGACCACCTGGTGATCGGGGGCGGCATGGCGAACACCTTCCTGGTGGCCAAGGGGGTCGAGGTGGGCACGTCCCTGGCCGAACGCGACATGGCCGACACCGCGCGCCAGATCCTGGAAAAGGCCGACCAGGGGGGCTGCGTGATCCACCTGCCGCTGGACATCGTCGTGGCGCGCGAGTTCAAGGCGGGCGCCGAATCCCAGGTGCTGCCGGTCGAGGACTGCCCGGCGGATGCGATGATCCTGGATGCCGGTCCCGCGACCGTCGATGCGCTGCGCGAGGCGATGGCGCGGTGCAAGACGCTGATCTGGAACGGCCCCCTTGGCGCCTTCGAGATCGAGCCGTTCGACCGCGCCACCAATGCGGCGGCGCAAGCGGCGGCCGGGCTGACGCGGGACGGAAGGCTGATTTCGGTCGCAGGGGGCGGCGATACGGTGGCTGCGCTGAACAAGGCGGGCGTGGCCGGGGACTTTACATTTATCTCGACCGCAGGGGGTGCCTTCCTGGAATGGATGGAGGGCAAGGAACTGCCTGGCGTCGCGGCGCTGAAGGCGGCGCGGCACGGTTGA
- a CDS encoding peptidylprolyl isomerase, producing the protein MAEIADPENTIIIELKDGPVVIELLADVAPKHAARMKELARAGKYDNVAFHRVIDGFMAQTGDVQHANMENNYAPGRAGTGGSDLPDLPAEFSKLPHDRGTLGAARSQNPNSANSQFFINFKDNHFLNGQYTVYGRVISGMEHVDKIAKGEPPANPDRMISVKVAADA; encoded by the coding sequence ATGGCCGAGATCGCCGATCCCGAAAACACCATCATCATCGAATTGAAGGATGGTCCCGTCGTCATCGAACTGCTGGCCGATGTCGCGCCCAAGCACGCCGCGCGCATGAAGGAACTGGCCCGCGCCGGAAAATACGACAACGTGGCCTTTCACCGCGTGATCGACGGCTTCATGGCACAGACCGGCGATGTGCAGCATGCCAACATGGAAAACAACTATGCCCCGGGCCGCGCGGGCACCGGCGGTTCGGACCTGCCCGACCTTCCGGCCGAATTTTCCAAGCTGCCCCATGATCGCGGCACCTTGGGCGCGGCGCGGTCGCAGAACCCGAACAGCGCCAACAGCCAGTTCTTCATCAACTTCAAGGACAACCACTTCCTGAACGGCCAGTACACCGTTTATGGCCGGGTGATTTCCGGGATGGAGCACGTGGACAAGATCGCCAAGGGCGAACCGCCTGCAAACCCCGACCGGATGATTTCGGTCAAGGTGGCTGCCGATGCGTAA
- a CDS encoding peptidylprolyl isomerase: protein MRKILIPAFVLAASAASAQAPAHEDGPGPNMVIEVAGADGTAKGTITLDLLADKAPNHVARLVELAKAGAYDGVVFHRVIDGFMAQTGDVENGKHDGASTAMAGMGGSDLPDLEAEFNDVSFGAGTVGMARSQDPNSANSQFFIDLAPATFLDGQYTVVGQLVDGWDVLNQIKKGDANANGAVEAPDYMSKVTIVE, encoded by the coding sequence ATGCGTAAGATCCTGATCCCCGCATTCGTCCTGGCCGCGTCGGCGGCCTCTGCCCAGGCCCCTGCCCATGAAGACGGCCCCGGCCCGAACATGGTGATCGAGGTGGCCGGTGCCGACGGCACCGCCAAGGGCACCATCACCCTGGACCTGCTGGCCGACAAGGCGCCGAACCATGTCGCGCGCCTTGTGGAACTGGCAAAGGCCGGCGCCTATGACGGTGTGGTCTTCCACCGGGTCATCGACGGCTTCATGGCCCAGACCGGCGATGTCGAAAACGGCAAGCATGACGGTGCCAGCACCGCCATGGCCGGCATGGGCGGATCCGACCTGCCGGATCTGGAGGCCGAGTTCAACGATGTCTCGTTCGGGGCGGGCACCGTCGGCATGGCGCGATCGCAGGATCCGAACAGCGCCAACAGCCAGTTCTTCATCGACCTGGCGCCTGCGACCTTTCTTGACGGGCAATATACCGTGGTCGGCCAACTGGTCGACGGCTGGGACGTTCTGAACCAGATCAAGAAGGGCGATGCGAACGCCAACGGCGCGGTCGAGGCGCCGGACTATATGTCCAAGGTCACGATTGTCGAATAA
- a CDS encoding putative PEP-binding protein: protein MEPRNLPDVTEITPSAGVERACHGWRAKCLQRLVRMQLPVPRSFAIPAESVQSIATGKPVDLGTLSGLFAQGDGLVSVRPSALMPEWGGPGTVLNVGINDQTHDRLARRIGRANADALYRSFVQGYAIHIARLDPDMFAQEGDNALAEALHCYRDETDEDFPQDPATQLAEVLRSMARAWEGPTARLLRQAKGAPANAPLGLVVQQMALGMGPGLCGSGSIQFVDSVTGAPRITGRFRPQHHGGASGSGAESFYLAHDDRGPSLQDTAPEMFADLTRFGVAARERLREEMQIEFVVVDGQISIIDATRVQRTSRAGVRIAVALARDGIIPESEAVMRVEPRALADLLHQQVDPTAPREVIARGINASPGAATGRIVFTAAAAQAFAARDEACILVRRETVPEDVRGMHASVGVLTERGGTTSHAAVIARGMGLPCIVGANGISIDTRQRTLLAGGATLREGDEITIDGSSGEVLAGRVSLLEPALDENFSQLLDWADAAGGIAVRANADTPEDARTARRFNAQGIGLCRTEHMFFDADRLPAMREMIFADKPGDRRLALDRILPMQRQDFTALFEIMAGLPVTIRLFDPPLHEFLPHDREGMRELADSLDLPLSDVTRRVEALSEFNPMLGMRGVRLGITVPEIYDMQARAIFEATVDASRKGAPVVPEIMIPLVSAMREVELVKNRIDAVAAAVRNDRRTDFAYRLGVMVETPRACLRAGDIAAHSAFLSFGTNDLTQMTYGLSRDDAGRFMGTYVGQGVYEEDPFHCLDQEGVGELLLIGAQRARQQHPGITISVCGEHGGNPESIGFCHDAGFDYVSCSPFRVPVARLAAAHSALRARLRHED, encoded by the coding sequence ATGGAACCGCGAAACCTTCCTGATGTGACAGAGATCACGCCCTCGGCCGGGGTCGAACGCGCCTGCCACGGCTGGCGCGCGAAATGCCTACAACGGCTGGTCAGGATGCAGTTGCCGGTGCCGCGCAGCTTTGCGATCCCGGCAGAATCGGTGCAGTCGATCGCGACGGGCAAGCCGGTCGATCTGGGAACCTTGTCCGGGTTGTTCGCGCAAGGCGACGGGCTGGTCAGCGTCCGTCCATCCGCCTTGATGCCGGAATGGGGCGGGCCGGGCACCGTGCTGAATGTCGGCATCAACGACCAGACCCATGACCGGCTGGCCCGCCGCATCGGCCGCGCCAATGCCGACGCGCTGTATCGCAGCTTTGTCCAAGGCTATGCCATCCATATCGCGCGGCTGGACCCCGATATGTTCGCGCAGGAAGGCGACAACGCCCTGGCCGAGGCGCTGCACTGTTACCGCGACGAAACCGACGAGGATTTCCCCCAGGATCCCGCCACCCAACTGGCCGAGGTCCTGCGGTCCATGGCCCGTGCCTGGGAAGGCCCGACCGCGCGCCTGCTGCGCCAGGCCAAGGGCGCGCCCGCCAACGCGCCCCTGGGCCTGGTCGTCCAGCAGATGGCGCTTGGCATGGGGCCGGGGTTGTGCGGATCGGGCAGCATCCAGTTCGTCGATTCCGTCACCGGCGCGCCGCGCATCACCGGGCGGTTCCGCCCCCAGCATCACGGCGGCGCGTCGGGGTCGGGGGCCGAAAGCTTCTATCTGGCCCATGACGACCGCGGCCCGTCCTTGCAGGACACCGCCCCCGAGATGTTCGCCGACCTGACCCGCTTCGGCGTCGCCGCGCGCGAACGCCTGCGCGAGGAAATGCAGATCGAGTTCGTGGTGGTGGACGGCCAGATCTCGATCATCGACGCCACGCGGGTGCAGCGCACGTCGCGCGCCGGTGTCCGCATTGCCGTGGCCCTGGCCCGCGACGGCATCATCCCGGAATCCGAGGCGGTGATGCGCGTCGAACCGCGCGCCCTGGCGGATCTGCTGCACCAGCAAGTCGACCCCACAGCCCCGCGCGAGGTGATCGCGCGCGGCATCAACGCAAGCCCCGGCGCGGCGACCGGGCGGATCGTCTTTACCGCCGCCGCAGCTCAGGCCTTTGCCGCGCGGGACGAGGCCTGCATCCTGGTGCGGCGCGAAACCGTCCCCGAGGATGTGCGCGGGATGCACGCGTCGGTGGGCGTCCTGACCGAACGGGGCGGAACCACCAGCCACGCGGCGGTGATCGCGCGGGGCATGGGCCTGCCCTGCATCGTGGGGGCCAACGGCATCAGCATCGACACCCGCCAGCGGACGCTGCTGGCCGGGGGCGCCACTTTGCGCGAAGGGGACGAGATCACCATCGACGGATCCTCGGGCGAGGTTCTGGCAGGCCGCGTATCCCTGCTGGAACCGGCGCTTGACGAGAATTTCTCTCAGTTGCTGGACTGGGCCGATGCGGCGGGGGGCATCGCCGTGCGCGCCAATGCCGACACGCCCGAAGACGCGCGCACCGCGCGCCGCTTCAATGCCCAAGGTATCGGCCTGTGCCGGACCGAACATATGTTCTTCGACGCCGACCGCCTGCCCGCCATGCGCGAGATGATCTTTGCCGACAAGCCCGGCGACCGTCGCCTGGCCCTCGACCGCATCCTGCCCATGCAGCGCCAGGACTTTACCGCGCTGTTCGAGATCATGGCGGGCCTGCCCGTCACCATCCGCCTGTTCGACCCCCCCTTGCACGAATTCCTGCCCCATGACCGCGAGGGAATGCGGGAACTGGCCGATTCGCTGGACCTGCCCTTGTCCGACGTGACCCGCCGGGTCGAGGCCTTGTCGGAATTCAACCCGATGCTGGGGATGCGCGGGGTCCGGCTGGGGATCACGGTTCCAGAAATTTATGACATGCAGGCCCGTGCCATCTTCGAGGCAACGGTGGACGCCAGCCGCAAGGGCGCGCCGGTCGTGCCCGAGATCATGATCCCCCTGGTCAGCGCCATGCGCGAGGTCGAGCTGGTCAAGAACCGCATCGACGCCGTCGCCGCTGCCGTCAGGAACGACCGCCGCACCGATTTCGCCTATCGCCTGGGGGTCATGGTCGAAACGCCGCGTGCCTGCCTGCGCGCGGGCGACATCGCGGCCCATTCGGCCTTTCTGTCCTTTGGCACGAACGACCTGACGCAGATGACCTATGGCCTGTCGCGCGACGATGCGGGTCGGTTCATGGGCACCTATGTCGGCCAGGGCGTGTACGAGGAAGACCCGTTCCACTGCCTGGATCAGGAAGGCGTCGGGGAACTGCTGCTGATAGGGGCGCAGCGCGCGCGCCAGCAGCATCCGGGCATCACCATATCGGTCTGCGGCGAACATGGCGGCAATCCCGAATCTATCGGGTTCTGCCATGATGCGGGCTTCGATTACGTTTCCTGTTCGCCTTTCCGAGTGCCGGTGGCCCGCCTGGCGGCCGCACATTCGGCATTGCGCGCCCGGCTTCGGCACGAGGATTGA
- a CDS encoding cell wall hydrolase yields MKTLFQRMAPSCLCAAALTLTATGAMAGNGSLFSSDAGLFSAAAHKGDAPRPTPLLYTDAEPVKVENPVAEEIPSAQVFLASSRGRYNESDLNCMAEAIYHEARGESTRGQAAVAEVILNRVESRQFPSSVCAVINQPSQFSYTIGGKKRIGNKAAYLRARDIARNALAGAPRVLTGGATYFHTPAVRPSWSHRFQRTVQIGQHIFYRPGGQRVASN; encoded by the coding sequence ATGAAAACGCTGTTTCAGCGGATGGCGCCGTCTTGTCTGTGCGCCGCCGCCCTGACCCTTACGGCCACAGGCGCCATGGCGGGCAACGGATCGCTGTTCTCGTCCGATGCGGGGCTCTTTTCGGCCGCCGCCCACAAGGGTGATGCCCCCCGCCCGACGCCGCTTCTATATACGGATGCCGAGCCTGTGAAGGTGGAAAACCCCGTCGCGGAAGAAATTCCCTCGGCCCAGGTTTTCTTGGCCAGCAGCCGGGGCCGGTACAACGAAAGCGACCTCAACTGCATGGCCGAGGCCATCTATCACGAGGCCCGGGGCGAAAGCACGCGCGGCCAGGCCGCCGTGGCCGAGGTGATCCTGAACCGCGTCGAAAGCCGTCAGTTCCCCTCCTCGGTCTGTGCAGTGATCAACCAGCCCAGCCAGTTCAGCTATACCATCGGCGGGAAGAAACGGATCGGCAACAAGGCCGCCTATCTGCGCGCCCGCGACATTGCCCGCAACGCCCTCGCAGGTGCGCCGCGCGTCCTGACCGGGGGGGCCACCTATTTTCACACGCCTGCCGTGCGCCCGTCATGGTCGCACCGGTTCCAGCGGACGGTGCAAATCGGCCAGCACATCTTTTATCGTCCGGGCGGGCAACGGGTCGCCTCGAACTAA
- a CDS encoding dihydroneopterin aldolase, which yields MTQPDRIHLRDHVVTAEIGAFQSERGREQRLRFTLTVDLRDPVGGADDHVDHILSYDVLVQAVDAALADQRYNLVETLAERIAAEVLSDPRAARITVTVEKLDRGPGALGITISRDAGRMPVTAQHLPVRIVVGQPATLPPGAVVILPDAPVLPLPGGGDARRLALLGFDQAAWILARTLGIDVAETRTELDAAIRSGQAVVWAPVRLAVEAPAVAAEAPSLAFWLAARLLATRVDFATAAPLPAAPEGLAVGRVAGVGA from the coding sequence ATGACCCAACCCGACCGCATCCATCTGCGCGACCATGTCGTCACCGCCGAAATAGGCGCCTTCCAGTCCGAGCGTGGCCGTGAACAGCGCCTGCGCTTCACCCTGACCGTCGATCTGCGCGATCCGGTCGGTGGGGCCGACGATCATGTCGATCATATCCTGTCCTATGACGTTCTGGTGCAGGCGGTTGACGCGGCCTTGGCCGATCAGCGCTATAACCTGGTAGAAACCCTGGCCGAGCGCATCGCCGCCGAGGTGCTGTCCGATCCCCGTGCCGCGCGGATCACCGTAACGGTCGAAAAGCTGGACCGCGGCCCCGGCGCCCTGGGCATCACCATCAGCCGCGATGCGGGACGGATGCCTGTGACGGCGCAGCATCTGCCTGTGCGGATCGTCGTGGGACAGCCCGCGACGCTGCCGCCCGGCGCGGTGGTGATCCTGCCCGACGCTCCGGTCCTGCCGCTGCCCGGGGGGGGCGATGCACGCCGCCTGGCGCTGCTGGGCTTTGACCAGGCCGCCTGGATTCTGGCACGAACCCTGGGGATCGACGTGGCCGAGACGCGCACCGAACTGGACGCCGCGATCCGTTCTGGACAGGCGGTGGTCTGGGCGCCCGTGCGGCTGGCGGTCGAAGCCCCCGCCGTCGCGGCCGAAGCCCCTTCCCTGGCCTTCTGGCTGGCCGCGCGCCTGCTGGCGACCCGCGTGGATTTCGCCACCGCCGCCCCCCTGCCTGCCGCGCCGGAGGGGCTGGCCGTGGGCCGTGTCGCGGGGGTGGGGGCATGA
- the folP gene encoding dihydropteroate synthase, which yields MTRYYRPLPAFHGRHILASGWIRFSQVEVLERGHPPRISDDIPADVLDRLTAPRADLVGLSLDAPRMMGIVNATPDSFSDGGAYDPARHGDHLIRDGADILDIGGESTRPGAAEVPVADEIARIRPAIRALSHAPISVDTRKAAVARAAIDAGAAMVNDVSGLDFDPALAPLIAAAKVPVCLMHAQGLPATMQDDPRYGDVLLDVYDALEARIRRAEGAGIPRDRIVVDPGIGFGKTQAHNLAILRRISLYHGLGCAILLGVSRKRFIGTIGGAENPADRAPGTLALTLAAVAQGVQVHRVHDMRDLVQGLRLWQAATMKRQSR from the coding sequence ATGACCCGATATTATCGTCCCCTGCCCGCTTTCCATGGCCGCCATATCCTTGCCAGCGGCTGGATCCGCTTTTCGCAGGTCGAGGTTCTGGAACGCGGCCATCCGCCCCGGATCAGCGATGACATCCCGGCGGATGTGCTGGACCGGCTGACCGCGCCGCGTGCCGACCTTGTGGGGCTGTCGCTGGACGCCCCCCGCATGATGGGCATCGTCAATGCGACGCCCGACAGCTTTTCCGATGGCGGCGCCTATGATCCCGCCCGGCACGGCGATCACCTGATCCGCGACGGCGCCGACATCCTGGACATCGGGGGGGAATCCACCCGCCCCGGCGCGGCTGAGGTGCCGGTCGCCGACGAGATTGCCCGAATCCGTCCCGCGATCCGGGCCTTGTCCCATGCGCCCATATCCGTCGATACGCGCAAGGCAGCGGTTGCGCGCGCGGCAATCGATGCCGGTGCGGCGATGGTGAACGACGTGTCGGGTCTTGATTTCGACCCCGCCCTTGCGCCGCTGATCGCTGCCGCAAAGGTGCCGGTCTGCCTGATGCACGCACAGGGCCTGCCCGCGACGATGCAGGACGATCCGCGTTATGGCGACGTGCTGCTGGATGTCTATGACGCGCTTGAGGCGCGCATCCGGCGGGCCGAGGGTGCAGGCATCCCGCGCGACCGCATCGTCGTGGATCCCGGCATCGGCTTTGGCAAGACGCAGGCGCATAATCTTGCCATCCTGCGGCGGATTTCGCTGTATCATGGGCTGGGCTGCGCGATCCTGCTGGGCGTGTCGCGCAAGCGCTTCATCGGCACGATCGGCGGGGCCGAGAATCCTGCGGACCGTGCGCCGGGAACGCTTGCGCTGACGCTGGCGGCGGTGGCCCAGGGCGTGCAGGTCCACCGCGTCCACGATATGCGCGATCTGGTACAAGGACTGCGGCTGTGGCAGGCCGCCACAATGAAAAGGCAGAGTAGATGA
- the glmM gene encoding phosphoglucosamine mutase: protein MSRGLFGTDGVRGRANSYPMTAEMALRLGAAAGRYFRREGQNSAHRVVIGKDTRLSGYMLENALTAGLTSTGMNVLLLGPVPTPAVGFLTRSMRADVGIMISASHNPAEDNGIKFFGPDGFKLSDDAEAEIERIVAGDITPAQPGNIGRAKRIEDGRGRYVEYAKTTFPAGKRLDGLRVVIDCANGAAYRAAPDVLWELGAEVIPIGVEPNGRNINAGVGSTHPEACAAAVLAHGAHLGISLDGDADRVIIIDEKGRVADGDQIMALMAARWADQGRLRGNALVATVMSNLGLEHFLDGQGLRLERTKVGDRYVVERMREGGFNLGGEQSGHIVMTDYATTGDGLIAAMQFLAAMAETGDSASRLSAQFDPVPQLLKNVRYAAGADPLSAAKVRAVIADAEARLAGTGRVLIRKSGTEPLIRVMAEAENEAVLREVVDGIVAAVEKAA from the coding sequence ATGAGCAGAGGCTTGTTCGGGACAGACGGCGTGCGCGGGCGCGCCAACTCCTACCCCATGACGGCCGAGATGGCCTTGCGCCTGGGTGCTGCGGCGGGCCGGTATTTCCGGCGCGAAGGCCAGAACAGCGCGCATCGCGTGGTGATCGGCAAGGATACCCGGCTGTCGGGCTATATGCTGGAAAACGCGCTGACGGCGGGGCTGACAAGCACCGGCATGAACGTGCTGCTGCTGGGGCCGGTCCCCACCCCCGCCGTGGGGTTCCTGACCCGCTCGATGCGGGCGGATGTGGGCATCATGATCTCGGCCAGCCACAATCCGGCCGAGGATAACGGCATCAAGTTCTTCGGCCCCGACGGCTTCAAGCTGTCCGACGACGCCGAGGCCGAGATCGAGCGCATCGTCGCAGGCGACATTACCCCCGCCCAGCCCGGCAATATCGGCCGGGCCAAGCGGATCGAAGATGGGCGCGGCCGTTACGTCGAATATGCCAAGACGACCTTTCCTGCCGGCAAGCGGCTGGACGGGCTGCGCGTGGTAATCGACTGCGCGAACGGCGCGGCCTATCGCGCCGCCCCCGATGTGCTGTGGGAACTGGGCGCCGAGGTGATCCCGATCGGGGTCGAGCCGAACGGCCGCAACATCAATGCAGGCGTGGGTTCTACCCATCCCGAAGCCTGCGCGGCGGCGGTGCTGGCGCATGGCGCGCACCTGGGCATCAGCCTGGACGGCGATGCCGACCGGGTGATCATCATCGACGAAAAGGGCCGCGTGGCCGACGGCGACCAGATCATGGCGTTGATGGCAGCCCGCTGGGCCGACCAGGGGCGTCTGCGCGGCAATGCCCTGGTGGCCACGGTGATGTCCAACCTGGGGCTGGAACATTTCCTGGACGGTCAAGGGCTGCGACTGGAACGCACCAAGGTCGGCGACCGCTATGTGGTCGAGCGGATGCGCGAGGGCGGTTTCAACCTGGGCGGCGAACAGTCGGGCCATATCGTGATGACCGACTATGCCACCACCGGCGACGGGCTGATCGCGGCCATGCAGTTCCTGGCAGCAATGGCCGAAACCGGGGACAGCGCCAGCCGGCTTTCCGCACAATTCGACCCTGTGCCGCAACTGCTGAAGAACGTCCGCTACGCCGCTGGAGCCGACCCGCTGTCCGCGGCCAAGGTCCGCGCGGTCATCGCCGATGCCGAGGCGCGGCTGGCGGGCACCGGGCGCGTGCTGATCCGCAAGTCGGGGACCGAGCCGCTGATCCGGGTCATGGCCGAGGCCGAGAACGAAGCGGTGCTGCGCGAGGTCGTGGACGGGATCGTCGCGGCGGTGGAAAAGGCCGCCTGA
- a CDS encoding FAD-dependent oxidoreductase, which translates to MTGALHSRPVTVVGGGVAGLTTAIALRQRGADVTVLERAPAIAEVGAGLQLSPNALRVLDALGLLPALDAVSLPSCAVSLRDAGGGEVVRLDLARHCPQARFRLVHRARLIEVLEQAARMAGVQIELDHPVETPPEAPLVIGADGLHSRIRAALNGHEVPFFTGQTAWRAVIADEDATPEAQVFMGPGRHLVSYPLAGGLRNIVAVLETRDWQDEGWSHPDDPANLRAAFASFGGPVPGWLARVDAVHVWGLFRHEVATRWQDGRMAILGDAAHPTLPFMAQGACMAVEDAWTLAACLDATPDQATALSRYENLRRPRTARIVAAANDNARNYHLTGPKRLAAHVALRIGGKIAPNAILSRFDWIYDFDPVAETP; encoded by the coding sequence ATGACTGGGGCCTTGCATTCCCGGCCCGTCACCGTCGTTGGCGGCGGGGTCGCGGGGTTGACGACAGCCATCGCGCTGCGGCAGCGGGGCGCCGATGTTACCGTCCTCGAACGCGCGCCTGCCATTGCCGAGGTGGGCGCGGGCCTGCAACTGTCCCCCAACGCGTTGCGCGTGCTGGATGCACTTGGCCTGCTGCCCGCGCTTGACGCCGTGTCGCTTCCCAGTTGCGCGGTGAGCCTGCGCGATGCCGGCGGCGGCGAGGTGGTGCGGCTGGATCTGGCCCGCCACTGCCCGCAGGCCCGGTTCCGCCTGGTCCACCGCGCCCGGCTAATCGAGGTTCTGGAACAGGCCGCCCGCATGGCCGGTGTGCAGATCGAACTGGACCACCCCGTCGAAACCCCGCCCGAGGCGCCTCTCGTGATCGGGGCGGACGGCCTTCACAGCCGCATCCGCGCCGCCCTCAATGGACACGAGGTGCCGTTCTTTACCGGCCAGACCGCCTGGCGCGCCGTGATTGCAGACGAGGATGCCACCCCCGAGGCGCAGGTCTTCATGGGACCGGGGCGCCACCTGGTCAGCTATCCGCTGGCAGGCGGCCTGCGCAACATCGTGGCGGTTCTGGAAACCCGCGATTGGCAGGACGAAGGCTGGTCCCATCCCGACGACCCCGCCAACCTGCGTGCGGCCTTTGCCAGCTTCGGCGGCCCTGTCCCTGGCTGGCTGGCGCGGGTGGATGCCGTTCATGTCTGGGGGCTGTTCCGGCACGAGGTGGCAACCCGCTGGCAGGATGGCCGCATGGCGATCCTCGGCGACGCGGCCCATCCCACGCTGCCCTTCATGGCTCAGGGTGCCTGCATGGCGGTCGAGGATGCCTGGACCCTTGCCGCCTGCCTGGACGCCACGCCCGATCAGGCAACCGCGCTGTCCCGATATGAAAACCTGCGCAGGCCGCGCACAGCCCGGATCGTCGCCGCTGCGAATGACAATGCGCGCAACTATCACCTGACCGGACCCAAGCGCCTGGCTGCCCATGTTGCACTGCGCATCGGCGGCAAGATCGCCCCGAACGCGATCCTGTCGCGATTCGACTGGATCTATGACTTCGATCCTGTTGCGGAAACACCCTAA
- the dksA gene encoding RNA polymerase-binding protein DksA, translating into MKAQTFLPQDYRPAEDEPFMNDRQLEYFRRKLESWKQELLDQSAETLEGLQDSARAVPDLADRASEETDRALELRTRDRQRKLVSKIDAALRRIETGEYGYCEMTGEPISLKRLDARPIATMTLEAQERHERRERVHRDD; encoded by the coding sequence ATGAAAGCCCAGACCTTCCTGCCCCAGGACTATCGTCCCGCCGAGGATGAGCCGTTCATGAACGACCGGCAGTTGGAATATTTCCGGCGCAAGCTGGAATCCTGGAAGCAGGAACTGTTGGATCAATCCGCCGAAACGCTGGAGGGTCTGCAGGACAGCGCCCGCGCCGTGCCCGACCTGGCCGACCGCGCGTCCGAGGAAACCGACCGTGCCCTCGAACTGCGCACCCGCGACCGCCAGCGCAAGCTGGTCAGCAAGATCGACGCGGCCCTGCGCCGGATCGAGACCGGCGAATACGGCTATTGCGAGATGACGGGCGAACCGATCAGCCTGAAACGGTTGGACGCCCGCCCCATCGCCACCATGACGCTGGAAGCGCAGGAGCGCCACGAGCGGCGCGAACGGGTCCACCGCGACGACTGA